Proteins from a single region of Neodiprion virginianus isolate iyNeoVirg1 chromosome 4, iyNeoVirg1.1, whole genome shotgun sequence:
- the LOC124301828 gene encoding proline-, glutamic acid- and leucine-rich protein 1-like, which produces MADILNLISTSNQNNDERYKFIQDLLVYKSDVPFDKDEVNAIQNSLLSLINNHLNHAATRHEGLKLLLKTLPRCSRDVLLKHAMLWMTKALQSLEAVQNEQLQVTTAAKVVATLAISCKTIPELQKQISMQNVKQIITHANNLPDARRFGAIFYLVAVLLYHYPEPCERLQVTIRKLILPLVDSGQDNLVNAGARCFALLTAATERSFQPIAGKANLTAWTHSQILICNSLHETMDDLFSGVAEIEHIDIGDKLTLPIIPQTDMMLHYLGLERRFNNLCIYLGITLRGCGSKNSVSPSNIFKILSRGLFITPAGLGNENAFRKQILHLILPNLHSSLLHVLDAFVLGFGKELVPYAQTILQLLHQVLTWTKKTTENTRTLGGTRPFKNIRIRVYKSLSTWLMHAGVLSGVENVCEELLSHILKDIVPEKDRVVLSVQKTHNMSKRALKRHRESQFDNNMAQTNILHDSNPLVNADLVDEALVALQNIFLNTGCRMKASFYESSESTLVALLHDCYLETHEETFYKRSATCRLNLVKALKMLQLNPHPLVPPPTQYCLEIFQMAQNDADTNVSHEAKIALAEIEKIAHPAAPTLRLPIVVDLGDRENEPIELDFAMDSNMGPKTAHTSSPNNEDRAGHSPSPILEDPEDESLDTRANLDETNLDTNNENQENVSEPDSAKEKRMSDSTAVEIILISITEQVDDSRSGDDSRENTLDDSTNNKGDPSHDTAEAVDADEPQVKRQNIEITESVSGKTADKPQGEIDSEDDAAMLDSFCDAVQGEK; this is translated from the exons ATGGCTGATATTCTGAACTTGATTTCAACCTCAAACCAGAACAACGACGAACGATACAAATTTATCCAGGATTTGTTAGTCTACAAGTCTGATGTGCCGTTCGACAAGGATGAA GTCAATGCCATTCAAAATAGTCTACTGTCTTTGATCAACAACCACTTGAACCATGCGGCGACACGTCATGAAGGTCTGAAACTGCTGTTGAAAACATTACCGAGATGTTCGAGGGACGTTCTACTCAAACATGCTATGCTGTGGATGACAAAGGCTCTGCAGAGTCTTGAGGCGGTCCAGAACGAACAGCTGCAGGTCACCACTGCAGCTAAAGTCGTTGCTACTTTGGCTATTTCTTGTAAAACGATTCCTGAGCTCCAAAAGCAGATATCCATGCAGAACGTCAAACAGATTATAACACATGCCAATAATTTGCCTGACGCAAGGCGATTTGGTGCAATATTTTACTTAGTTGCCGTGCTCCTCTACCATTATCCTGAACCCTGTGAAAGATTACAg GTAACCATAAGGAAGTTAATTCTGCCCTTGGTTGATTCTGGACAAGATAACTTGGTCAATGCCGGAGCAAGATGCTTTGCATTGTTGACCGCTGCGACTGAGCGTTCGTTCCAGCCCATAGCAGGGAAAGCAAATTTAACTGCATGGACTCACAGCCAAATTTTGATCTGCAATAGTCTCCATGAAACAATGGATGATCTGTTCAGCGGAGTTGCCGAAATAGAGCACATTGATATCGGGGATAAACTCACGTTGCCAATCATTCCCCAGACAGACATGATGTTGCATTACTTGGGATTAGAGCGTCGGTTCAATAATCTGTGCATATACCTCGGCATAACACTGCG AGGATGTGGATCTAAAAATTCAGTGTCTCCATCAAACATATTCAAGATCCTTTCCCGAGGCCTTTTTATTACTCCCGCTGGGCTGGGCAATGAGAATGCGTTCAGGAAGCAAATTTTGCATTTGATTTTGCCAAATCTACATTCCAGCTTGTTGCATGTATTGGATGCCTTTGTTTTAGG TTTTGGAAAAGAATTAGTGCCGTATGCTCAAACTATACTCCAATTGTTGCATCAAGTCTTAACATGGACGAAAAAAACGACCGAAAATACAAGAACTTTGGGTGGAACCAGGCCGTTCAAAAACATCAGAATACGGGTCTACAAATCCCTTTCGACATGGTTAATGCATGCAGGAGTTCTATCGGGAGTTGAAAATGTTTGTGAAGAACTTCTATCACATATTTTGAAAGATATTGTTCCAGAAAAAGACCGAGTTGTATTGTCC GTACAAAAAACGCACAATATGTCTAAGCGAGCTTTGAAACGGCACAGAGAAAGTCAATTTGACAATAACATGGCCCAGACGAACATACTTCATGATTCTAATCCATTGGTAAATGCAGATTTAGTTGACGAAGCTTTGGTAGCTTTGCAAAATATCTTCCTAAATACAGGATGCAGAATGAAAGCATCTTTCTATGAG agttCTGAGAGCACGTTGGTTGCTCTTCTCCACGATTGTTATCTGGAGACTCACGAAGAAACGTTTTACAAACGGAGTGCAACCTGCCGTCTGAATCTGGTAAAAGCACTAAAAATGTTGCAGCTGAATCCGCATCCTTTGGTACCACCGCCCACTCAGTACTGTTTAGAGATATTCCAAATGGCGCAAAATGACGCAGACACTAATGTGAGCCACGAAGCTAAGATCGCATTGGctgaaattgagaaaattgcaCATCCTGCTGCCCCAACTTTGAGGCTACCGATTGTAGTGGATTTGGGTGACAGGGAAAATGAACCAATCGAACTCGATTTTGCAATGGATTCCAACATGGGCCCAAAAACCGCTCATACATCCAGCCCGAATAACGAAGACAGGGCTGGACACAGTCCTAGTCCTATTCTCGAAGATCCAGAAGACGAGAGCCTTGATACCAGAGCGAATCTTGATGAGACGAATCTCGATACTAACAACGAGAATCAGGAAAACGTTAGTGAGCCAGACAGCGCTAAGGAAAAGAGAATGAGTGATTCGACTGcggtagaaattattttaatcagCATTACGGAGCAAGTGGATGATTCTCGCTCGGGTGACGATAGCAGAGAAAACACTCTGGATGATTCGACGAATAATAAAGGCGATCCTAGTCACGATACTGCTGAAGCAGTGGACGCGGATGAGCCGCAGGTAAAACGgcagaatattgaaattacagAAAGTGTTTCTGGAAAGACTGCTGATAAACCTCAAGGTGAGATTGATAGCGAAGATGATGCCGCGATGCTTGATTCATTTTGCGATGCTGTGCAGGGGGAAAAATAG
- the LOC124301834 gene encoding protein-S-isoprenylcysteine O-methyltransferase isoform X2: MSKYLTCGRRASAENVWLTYVVLYILLNFLIIIAFRGFIYQVAVRATSLGYAFGIGILIYLTAPSSWQMFGIYTSVMATFHYSEFLAITWTNPSALSLDSFMLNHSIEYGIAAFVCWMEFIIERYFFPEMKEPHFVSWIGLTFCVCGEILRKLAMFTARKNFNHIIQSTKADGHQLVTHGVYSFSRHPSYVGWFYWSIGTQLILQNPFCAVCYTLISWRFFQQRVLLEEMTLINFFGQDYVDYQKQVGTGLPLISGYKFDL, encoded by the exons ATGTCAAAATATCTCACGTGTGGTCGGCGAGCTAGTGCTGAG aatgtttggTTGACTTATGTCGTATTGTACATACTCCTGAATTTCTTAATCATTATTGCTTTTCGTGGTTTCATTTATCAA GTTGCGGTGCGAGCGACGTCGCTGGGTTATGCATTTGGGATTGGCATATTGATATATTTGACAGCGCCATCATCATGGCAAATGTTTGGCATTTACACATCAGTAATGGCGACATTTCACTATTCAGAATTCTTGGCTATTACTTGGACAAATCCAAGCGCCTTGTCCCTTGATTCCTTCATGCTAAATCACAGCATCGAGTATGGAATAGCTGCCTTTGTGTGCTGGATGGAATTTATCattgaaagatatttttttcctgaaatGAAGGAACCGCACTTTGTTTCTTGGATCGGACTAACGTTCTGCGTTTGTGGAGAGATACTCAGGAAGCTTGCTATGTTCACGGcaagaaagaattttaatCATATCATACAAAGCACCAAAGCTGACGGTCACCAACTTGTCACGCACGGTGTCTACAGTTTCTCACGACATCCCAGTTATGTCGGATGGTTCTATTGGTCAATTGGAACACAG CTGATTCTTCAGAATCCTTTCTGTGCGGTGTGTTACACACTAATTTCATGGAGATTCTTCCAACAGCGGGTATTACTTGAAGAAATGACATTGATAAACTTTTTTGGACAAGACTATGTTGACTATCAAAAGCAAGTGGGTACTGGACTGCCTCTCATTTCGGGGTACAAATTTGACTTGTAG
- the LOC124301834 gene encoding protein-S-isoprenylcysteine O-methyltransferase isoform X1, which produces MLCYEGKISVFTFLTGVIFALLPKFLFRLQFETYSLYFQNVWLTYVVLYILLNFLIIIAFRGFIYQVAVRATSLGYAFGIGILIYLTAPSSWQMFGIYTSVMATFHYSEFLAITWTNPSALSLDSFMLNHSIEYGIAAFVCWMEFIIERYFFPEMKEPHFVSWIGLTFCVCGEILRKLAMFTARKNFNHIIQSTKADGHQLVTHGVYSFSRHPSYVGWFYWSIGTQLILQNPFCAVCYTLISWRFFQQRVLLEEMTLINFFGQDYVDYQKQVGTGLPLISGYKFDL; this is translated from the exons ATGTTGtgttacgaaggaaaaatcaGTGTCTTCACATTTTTGACTGGCGTGATATTTGCGCTATTGCCAAAGTTCCTGTTTAGGTTACAATTCGAGACTTATTCTctctattttcaaaatgtttggTTGACTTATGTCGTATTGTACATACTCCTGAATTTCTTAATCATTATTGCTTTTCGTGGTTTCATTTATCAA GTTGCGGTGCGAGCGACGTCGCTGGGTTATGCATTTGGGATTGGCATATTGATATATTTGACAGCGCCATCATCATGGCAAATGTTTGGCATTTACACATCAGTAATGGCGACATTTCACTATTCAGAATTCTTGGCTATTACTTGGACAAATCCAAGCGCCTTGTCCCTTGATTCCTTCATGCTAAATCACAGCATCGAGTATGGAATAGCTGCCTTTGTGTGCTGGATGGAATTTATCattgaaagatatttttttcctgaaatGAAGGAACCGCACTTTGTTTCTTGGATCGGACTAACGTTCTGCGTTTGTGGAGAGATACTCAGGAAGCTTGCTATGTTCACGGcaagaaagaattttaatCATATCATACAAAGCACCAAAGCTGACGGTCACCAACTTGTCACGCACGGTGTCTACAGTTTCTCACGACATCCCAGTTATGTCGGATGGTTCTATTGGTCAATTGGAACACAG CTGATTCTTCAGAATCCTTTCTGTGCGGTGTGTTACACACTAATTTCATGGAGATTCTTCCAACAGCGGGTATTACTTGAAGAAATGACATTGATAAACTTTTTTGGACAAGACTATGTTGACTATCAAAAGCAAGTGGGTACTGGACTGCCTCTCATTTCGGGGTACAAATTTGACTTGTAG